From a region of the Chitinophaga caseinilytica genome:
- a CDS encoding DUF4855 domain-containing protein, translating to MIKSALSSLMALWMVGAGIASTSCQKSMQATTATAPTEMGKPKPPEKLPPYYISDLALIYQGGTHRLPWTSTHLKPFVFRTPTTGFEWLFDGFLFIEFKDNLGYEYAEGYGQQPAGKAQWLWLLQRNFEDGKAIKALNGMLDSLSAQGKTPERKRKVVLTLPEPIRSTANWGELNGRQLNFAVAADRVAACQWFIDTAMTMWNAANLQHLELMGFYWVAEHNTGAAEILPSVSAKIHERNKRFYWIPYYGADGAGSWQSMGFDIAYQQPNYFFDLNSPYSILTGAIRYAQQHSMALEMEFDNRLITDAGYQKKYTDYINEFEKAGAWRNLPVAYYEGGGGWYEMSLQTDPTVTGLFKRLAEIISTRQKDTDVRSR from the coding sequence ATGATCAAATCAGCATTGAGTAGTTTAATGGCACTTTGGATGGTGGGGGCAGGCATTGCCTCCACCTCCTGCCAGAAAAGTATGCAGGCCACAACGGCAACGGCCCCGACCGAAATGGGAAAACCCAAACCCCCTGAAAAGCTGCCTCCATACTACATTTCCGACCTCGCACTCATCTACCAGGGCGGCACTCACCGCCTTCCGTGGACGAGCACCCACCTCAAGCCTTTCGTGTTCCGCACCCCCACCACCGGGTTCGAATGGCTGTTCGACGGGTTCCTGTTCATCGAGTTCAAAGACAACCTGGGATACGAATACGCCGAAGGATACGGCCAGCAGCCCGCCGGAAAGGCGCAGTGGCTCTGGCTCCTGCAGCGGAATTTCGAAGACGGGAAAGCAATTAAGGCGTTAAACGGAATGCTCGACAGCCTGTCTGCCCAGGGCAAAACCCCCGAGCGCAAACGTAAGGTAGTGCTCACGCTTCCCGAGCCCATCCGGTCTACGGCCAATTGGGGAGAACTGAACGGACGGCAGCTGAATTTCGCCGTGGCGGCAGACCGCGTGGCCGCCTGCCAGTGGTTCATCGATACGGCCATGACCATGTGGAATGCCGCCAACCTGCAACACCTGGAGCTGATGGGATTCTATTGGGTGGCGGAACACAATACCGGGGCGGCCGAAATCCTGCCCTCCGTTTCCGCCAAAATCCATGAGCGCAACAAGCGCTTTTACTGGATCCCGTATTATGGAGCCGACGGTGCAGGCAGCTGGCAGAGCATGGGCTTCGATATCGCCTATCAGCAACCCAACTACTTCTTCGACCTGAATTCGCCCTACAGCATCCTCACCGGTGCCATCCGGTACGCGCAGCAGCACAGCATGGCGCTCGAAATGGAATTCGACAACAGGCTCATCACCGATGCCGGCTATCAGAAAAAATACACCGATTATATAAATGAGTTTGAAAAAGCCGGCGCTTGGCGTAATTTACCCGTCGCCTATTACGAAGGCGGAGGAGGATGGTACGAGATGAGCCTGCAAACGGACCCTACCGTCACCGGACTATTTAAGCGGCTTGCTGAGATTATTTCCACGAGACAAAAAGATACCGACGTACGATCCCGGTAG
- a CDS encoding outer membrane beta-barrel protein, which produces MKKGFKTGSRLFALVAAFLHMAVLAFAQQAPAGKITGKVKDSVYNYMLPTATIAVYRQSDSSLVKFTLPDRFGEFVLPALPGNVALRLVVSHLGYTPFVVPFRIGESMQFDFGTIFLHQNKGMLKEVTVMAIAPVRMNGDTLEFNADAFRLDSSATAEDLIRKLPGFTVWGDGDITYNGKKIQQVLVEGKPFMGSQDPAIATQNLPKNALDKIQVYRQHNLSNPLDSTLSANIRLKPDKRVGYFGKVGGGYGTGERYTADGMLSGYTEKLQLSLVGAANNINKIATGTEMLLKSSTFQGEGVGTQYQSDFRMRGSNNAIAAGARLQYDMEPDFKPLKINRLKGDFFYDDQRRNIQSRSVENTYLKSDALLTATTRSQAKENSTSRNANAAYHKSTELQEWNVNATYSGRNTHQVYNDESERRQTDVGLLGNSVSQTERNMEVSRITAGFDFQNRANIMIADNTRQGRVSRAFTLGYLFSAEEQSGNAATKSEFTSATDPLLNRKYDRLYERQDGRNSSHVLRASYPGLKRLIFHRAGLAGIGIGISANYNLGSKSAFDRILDKRSADGKFQVNPFLTNTRHENTSNFTPALNLSRSFGKDLSNRYNKTTSIHVNLQQQYYGLQSNADQPIQNISYHYSRFLPQASFTHTNHQYGLHETSYSLAFSTQANYPEIGRMAPLTDSADLWQVLKGNPELRPQYVRELTAGYSYTSRKPKNPWNARVNLAAGQTDNYFSDSLLYNASGVSTRYAVNIDGQRCASGSAEIRKAYQTRSGTFEAGGRYGMNKGRYPQYIDSKLNVSDNTSHQASVNISFRHKDLLILKAEHSRMMFNSIQKGFGQSELKSRNQSTMFSGALQLPVNIHWNTNLIFNRNRVNQLNPDNFVIWNASLGCRFLKGRQGEAKISALDILRQNKGWSNIVSGNAQVFTYSNILQQYFMLTVAYYPRKFGR; this is translated from the coding sequence ATGAAGAAGGGGTTCAAAACCGGAAGCCGGCTATTCGCTTTGGTGGCAGCGTTTCTGCATATGGCGGTGTTGGCTTTTGCCCAGCAGGCGCCGGCGGGAAAGATAACCGGAAAGGTGAAAGACTCGGTATATAATTATATGCTGCCCACGGCCACGATTGCGGTGTACAGGCAATCCGATTCCTCGCTCGTGAAATTCACGCTACCCGACCGGTTTGGCGAATTTGTGTTGCCGGCACTTCCCGGCAACGTGGCCCTCCGGTTGGTGGTTTCCCATCTTGGATACACGCCTTTCGTAGTGCCGTTCAGGATCGGGGAAAGCATGCAGTTCGATTTCGGGACCATATTCCTGCATCAAAATAAAGGGATGCTGAAGGAGGTGACGGTAATGGCCATTGCTCCCGTCAGGATGAACGGCGATACGCTGGAATTCAATGCTGACGCGTTCCGGCTGGATAGCAGCGCCACGGCGGAAGACCTCATCAGGAAACTGCCGGGGTTCACGGTGTGGGGAGACGGAGACATCACCTACAACGGTAAAAAAATACAACAGGTGCTGGTAGAGGGAAAGCCGTTCATGGGAAGCCAGGATCCTGCCATTGCCACGCAAAACCTGCCCAAAAACGCGCTCGATAAAATTCAGGTCTACCGGCAGCACAACCTCAGCAACCCGCTGGATTCCACACTTTCAGCCAACATCCGCCTGAAGCCGGATAAGCGTGTCGGGTATTTCGGAAAGGTGGGCGGCGGATACGGTACCGGGGAAAGATATACTGCCGATGGCATGCTCAGCGGATACACGGAAAAGCTCCAGTTGAGCCTCGTGGGAGCGGCCAACAATATCAACAAGATCGCCACCGGAACGGAAATGTTACTGAAGAGCAGCACATTCCAGGGCGAAGGGGTGGGGACGCAATACCAGAGCGATTTCCGGATGCGCGGAAGTAACAATGCCATCGCCGCGGGCGCCAGGCTGCAATATGATATGGAACCGGATTTCAAACCATTAAAAATAAACCGGCTCAAAGGAGATTTCTTCTACGACGATCAGCGAAGGAATATCCAAAGCCGGTCTGTGGAAAACACCTACCTGAAAAGCGATGCGTTGCTGACCGCCACCACCCGATCACAGGCCAAGGAGAACAGTACTTCCCGTAACGCAAATGCCGCTTACCATAAAAGTACCGAATTGCAGGAATGGAACGTAAATGCAACTTATTCAGGCCGGAACACGCACCAGGTTTACAATGATGAATCGGAACGGCGGCAAACCGATGTGGGCCTGCTCGGCAACAGCGTGTCGCAAACGGAGCGGAATATGGAAGTGTCGCGCATCACCGCAGGCTTCGATTTTCAGAACCGCGCAAACATCATGATAGCGGATAATACGCGGCAGGGAAGGGTTTCGCGTGCGTTTACGCTCGGATATCTATTTAGCGCCGAAGAGCAATCCGGGAACGCCGCCACGAAATCGGAATTTACTTCCGCCACCGACCCCTTGCTTAACAGAAAATACGACAGGCTGTATGAAAGGCAAGACGGGCGAAACAGCAGCCACGTACTAAGAGCCAGCTATCCCGGGCTTAAACGCCTTATTTTCCACCGCGCGGGCCTGGCGGGGATCGGAATAGGAATTTCTGCCAATTACAATCTGGGGAGCAAAAGCGCCTTCGACCGTATCCTGGACAAGCGGTCGGCCGATGGCAAATTCCAGGTGAACCCGTTTCTGACGAACACCCGGCATGAAAACACCAGCAATTTCACACCGGCCCTCAACCTGTCGAGAAGTTTCGGCAAGGATCTTTCTAACCGCTACAACAAAACCACATCCATCCACGTAAACCTGCAACAACAATATTACGGTCTGCAAAGCAACGCGGATCAGCCTATCCAGAACATATCCTATCATTATTCCCGTTTCCTCCCGCAGGCATCGTTCACGCATACCAACCATCAATATGGACTGCATGAAACCAGCTACAGCCTTGCTTTTTCCACCCAGGCAAACTATCCGGAAATCGGCAGGATGGCGCCGCTGACCGATAGCGCCGATCTCTGGCAGGTCCTGAAAGGTAATCCGGAACTCCGGCCGCAATATGTCAGGGAATTGACCGCCGGGTACAGTTACACTTCGAGAAAGCCGAAGAATCCGTGGAATGCGCGGGTGAACCTGGCCGCGGGGCAAACGGATAATTACTTTTCCGACAGCTTGCTCTACAACGCCTCGGGCGTCAGCACCCGGTATGCCGTTAATATCGACGGACAGCGGTGTGCCAGCGGCAGCGCGGAAATCAGGAAGGCGTATCAGACCAGATCCGGCACTTTCGAAGCGGGCGGACGATATGGGATGAACAAGGGGCGGTATCCCCAGTATATCGACAGCAAGCTGAACGTAAGCGACAATACCAGTCACCAGGCGTCGGTGAATATCAGTTTCCGGCATAAAGACCTCCTGATATTGAAAGCAGAACATAGCCGCATGATGTTTAACAGCATTCAGAAAGGATTTGGGCAAAGCGAACTGAAAAGCAGGAACCAGTCTACCATGTTTTCCGGGGCGCTGCAGTTGCCGGTAAACATCCATTGGAACACGAACCTGATTTTCAACCGCAACCGCGTCAACCAGTTGAATCCCGACAATTTTGTGATCTGGAATGCGAGCCTTGGCTGCCGTTTTCTGAAAGGAAGGCAAGGCGAGGCGAAGATCTCGGCGCTCGACATCCTGCGGCAGAATAAAGGTTGGTCGAACATAGTGTCGGGCAATGCACAGGTATTCACTTACAGCAATATCCTGCAACAGTATTTCATGCTTACCGTGGCTTATTATCCGCGGAAATTCGGGAGATAA
- a CDS encoding O-antigen ligase family protein, producing MAVVVMLCSCGLLLPASGIARISKWMAAGVAGVMVVQIYIGYMQLHASRVQQIPAMEALQGTVRNSGIFNCLMVTMMPFTFLGLKGGETWPAWVRKAGFVLFLAISAAVIFGVIVSGSRTALIAAGALLAAAVFLVWKRKLANSWKRIPVPGKLAVVVMGIVLSAAVGYFLFGMKKASAIGRVMKTEVAWGHVSDHFWTGTGLGRFSWYYPQWQSDFFRERPDAPEAYRQSAGESFLLFNEWLQWWLETGALGGACLVIIMILVFRARSLQYPHLMTAIKLTVFVILSCGFTTYVLHVNAILLLLVFCCIVAFRLDERPWPAFLERVFVAGKKASGGWLTAVGALVVCVMMVRWWPAYRAAAQWRMLQVSGKAPAQSEYAQWYPVLKHNGKFLAAYAIQLAADDRHGDALPLLNEARKTFISRNVVEAMANACEETGDYACAEKNWRWLGYYLPGRLSPKGELMRLYLQTGDTAAAQRIAGEILQTPVKIPSAAALRIRRAARDLVHEKFNN from the coding sequence GTGGCGGTTGTTGTTATGCTATGCAGTTGCGGGCTGCTGTTGCCGGCAAGTGGCATCGCGCGTATATCGAAATGGATGGCGGCGGGAGTGGCTGGTGTGATGGTGGTGCAGATCTATATTGGATATATGCAATTGCACGCGTCCCGGGTACAGCAAATTCCGGCGATGGAAGCTTTGCAGGGAACCGTGCGGAATTCGGGAATATTCAATTGCCTGATGGTGACGATGATGCCCTTTACGTTCCTCGGGCTGAAAGGTGGGGAGACCTGGCCTGCCTGGGTCCGGAAAGCGGGTTTTGTATTGTTTCTGGCTATTTCCGCGGCAGTTATTTTCGGGGTGATCGTATCTGGCAGCAGAACTGCGCTGATCGCTGCGGGCGCGTTGCTGGCGGCAGCGGTGTTCCTGGTTTGGAAGCGGAAACTGGCAAACAGCTGGAAACGAATACCCGTTCCGGGAAAACTGGCGGTAGTGGTGATGGGGATCGTGTTGTCCGCAGCGGTTGGTTATTTTCTTTTTGGGATGAAGAAAGCCAGTGCGATAGGGCGTGTCATGAAAACGGAGGTTGCCTGGGGGCATGTTTCCGATCACTTCTGGACGGGAACGGGACTGGGGAGATTCAGTTGGTATTATCCGCAGTGGCAGTCCGATTTTTTCAGGGAACGCCCTGATGCGCCGGAGGCTTACCGGCAAAGCGCCGGCGAAAGTTTCCTCCTTTTTAATGAGTGGCTGCAGTGGTGGCTGGAAACGGGGGCGCTGGGAGGCGCCTGTCTCGTTATAATAATGATCTTGGTGTTCCGGGCCAGATCGTTGCAATATCCGCATTTGATGACGGCCATAAAACTGACGGTTTTCGTGATACTTTCCTGTGGATTTACGACATATGTGCTGCATGTGAATGCAATTCTGCTGTTGCTGGTGTTTTGTTGCATAGTTGCTTTCCGGCTCGATGAACGGCCGTGGCCGGCCTTCCTGGAAAGGGTTTTTGTTGCGGGTAAAAAGGCAAGTGGGGGATGGCTGACGGCCGTGGGGGCGCTGGTGGTTTGCGTAATGATGGTCCGTTGGTGGCCGGCTTATCGTGCTGCTGCGCAATGGCGCATGTTGCAGGTATCTGGAAAAGCGCCTGCCCAAAGTGAATATGCACAGTGGTATCCCGTGCTGAAGCATAATGGGAAATTCCTCGCCGCTTACGCCATACAACTGGCTGCGGATGACCGGCATGGCGATGCGTTGCCACTATTAAACGAAGCCCGGAAAACCTTCATCAGCAGGAACGTTGTGGAAGCGATGGCGAATGCGTGCGAAGAAACCGGCGACTACGCTTGCGCGGAGAAAAATTGGCGCTGGCTGGGATACTATCTGCCGGGGAGGCTTTCACCCAAAGGCGAACTGATGCGCCTGTATCTGCAAACGGGCGATACGGCAGCAGCGCAACGCATCGCCGGAGAGATACTGCAAACACCCGTGAAAATTCCTTCCGCAGCAGCGCTCCGCATCAGGCGGGCCGCCCGTGATCTGGTCCATGAAAAATTCAACAACTAA
- a CDS encoding PQQ-dependent sugar dehydrogenase: protein MKKLWMFGCMLALAACSRKSPGNKVLLLPSAGSTETMIAAVKASAEANGWELVEGNKSYLHPDSLQHFRTIVSNWSYPDSLDHRQINALQRYLEAGGTWAVMKDSSFKMKGWPWLDALADNDQVFMGAPEEAERILTKAGDEASGLDYAACSTPAIPENNRYTYTMLAQGLDEPLQLAVLPGNDVMFAERKGAVRLYRAREKDVITLAQFNVYSGLEDGLLGVALDPEFDKNHWVYFYYAVGGDAPVSRLTRMEMRDQRLLHETEKTLLEIPTQRKHCCHSAGYIEFGPDKLLYLSTGDNTNAEETEGYTPVDERPGRELADDQATSASSADLRGKILRIRPKADGTYEIPDGNLFPKDGSKGRPEIYVMGCRNPFRFTVDRKNQYVYWGDVGPDTKVPGSEGTISYDEVNQARKPGFFGWPYFLGENEALPKWDFATKTEGPKLDPAKPINSSPNNKGVKELPPAQGAMIWFGDGPSTKFPLVGKGGQSVMAGPVYYADQFKNAEYKLSDYYDGKLLIYDWVRRWIMAVTFDENHNYLRMEPFLDHLAPAAPIDLRFADDGAIYMIEYGTNWFSRNMDARLVRITYAAGNRRPVAGISADHLTGPAPMTVKLSADGSSDPDRQDQLHYSWNVDGKDYSDSAVAHTFAKPGVYKVLLTVTDDHKAFDTASIYIKAGNTPPDVQITTTANSSFYWDNMQFPYKVTVTDPEDGTIAAEKVAVGFNYIPYGRDMAGALTQGGAMPTPKGKELFYSLDCKACHTENTVSVGPSLMDVAAKYERNEKNTALLADKVIRGGSGVWGNRPMSAHPGMAVEEAKVIVDYILSLRSSGASLPAEGAIALKEHIGKSASGVYLLTARYTDKGANGIEALTGQQFIMLRHPKLEAEERDTDQQIRFVNWISQLLSYGVANDGSSFVFKNIDLGGISRARFRVQLQGAGGTLELRMGAKDGPVAATLKVPAGDKGEWVELTAPVKANPGRQDLWFVFSNPGQGTLFNIDWTLFENGK from the coding sequence ATGAAAAAACTATGGATGTTCGGGTGCATGCTGGCATTAGCCGCCTGCTCGCGTAAATCACCCGGAAACAAGGTACTGTTGCTGCCATCAGCAGGCAGCACGGAAACCATGATCGCTGCCGTAAAGGCATCGGCCGAAGCCAATGGATGGGAACTGGTGGAAGGAAACAAATCCTACCTGCATCCCGACTCCCTGCAACATTTCAGGACCATCGTCAGCAACTGGTCGTACCCCGACAGTCTCGACCACCGTCAGATCAACGCGCTCCAGCGATACCTGGAAGCAGGCGGAACCTGGGCGGTGATGAAGGATTCCTCTTTCAAAATGAAAGGATGGCCCTGGCTGGATGCATTGGCAGACAACGACCAGGTATTTATGGGCGCTCCCGAAGAAGCGGAACGCATCCTGACGAAAGCGGGAGACGAAGCCAGCGGCCTGGATTATGCCGCCTGCAGCACACCTGCCATCCCGGAAAATAACCGGTACACCTATACGATGCTGGCGCAGGGGCTCGATGAACCCCTGCAACTGGCCGTGCTCCCCGGCAACGACGTGATGTTCGCCGAGCGGAAAGGCGCCGTTCGCCTGTATCGCGCACGCGAAAAAGATGTGATCACCCTCGCGCAGTTCAATGTGTACAGCGGGCTGGAAGACGGATTGCTCGGCGTGGCCCTCGATCCCGAATTCGATAAGAACCACTGGGTATATTTCTATTACGCAGTAGGAGGGGACGCACCCGTGAGCCGGCTCACCCGCATGGAAATGCGCGACCAGCGCCTGTTGCACGAAACGGAGAAAACCCTCCTCGAAATCCCCACCCAGCGGAAGCATTGCTGCCACTCTGCGGGATACATCGAATTCGGGCCGGATAAATTGCTCTATCTCTCCACCGGCGACAATACCAACGCCGAAGAAACGGAAGGATATACGCCGGTGGACGAGCGCCCCGGGCGCGAGCTCGCCGACGATCAGGCCACGTCTGCCTCCTCGGCAGACCTCCGCGGAAAGATCCTCCGCATCCGCCCCAAAGCCGACGGCACTTACGAAATCCCCGATGGCAACCTGTTCCCGAAAGACGGCTCCAAGGGCCGGCCGGAAATTTATGTCATGGGCTGCCGGAACCCCTTCCGGTTCACGGTAGACCGTAAGAACCAGTATGTGTATTGGGGAGACGTGGGGCCGGATACGAAAGTGCCCGGCAGCGAAGGCACCATCAGCTACGACGAAGTAAACCAGGCCCGGAAACCCGGATTCTTCGGATGGCCGTACTTCCTCGGCGAAAACGAAGCCCTCCCGAAATGGGACTTCGCCACCAAAACCGAAGGCCCCAAACTGGACCCGGCCAAACCCATCAACAGTTCGCCCAACAACAAAGGCGTGAAAGAACTGCCGCCCGCGCAAGGCGCCATGATCTGGTTCGGAGACGGCCCTTCCACCAAATTCCCCCTCGTGGGCAAAGGCGGGCAGAGCGTGATGGCAGGCCCGGTTTACTATGCCGATCAATTCAAAAACGCGGAATACAAACTGTCTGATTACTACGACGGCAAACTCCTCATTTACGATTGGGTACGCCGGTGGATCATGGCCGTTACGTTCGACGAAAACCATAATTACCTCCGCATGGAGCCTTTCCTCGATCACCTGGCGCCGGCAGCGCCCATCGACCTGCGATTTGCCGACGATGGCGCCATTTACATGATCGAATACGGTACCAACTGGTTTTCCCGGAACATGGACGCGCGCCTCGTCCGCATCACCTACGCCGCGGGCAACCGCCGGCCGGTAGCGGGGATCAGCGCAGACCATCTCACGGGCCCCGCTCCCATGACGGTGAAGCTTTCTGCCGATGGGTCTTCCGATCCCGACAGGCAGGATCAATTGCATTACAGCTGGAACGTGGATGGAAAGGACTACAGCGATTCCGCCGTGGCTCACACCTTCGCCAAACCCGGCGTGTATAAAGTGCTGCTGACCGTTACCGACGATCACAAAGCCTTCGATACCGCATCCATCTACATCAAAGCCGGCAACACACCGCCAGACGTGCAGATCACCACCACCGCCAACAGCTCGTTCTATTGGGACAACATGCAATTCCCCTACAAAGTGACCGTCACCGATCCGGAAGACGGCACCATCGCAGCGGAAAAAGTGGCGGTTGGGTTCAACTACATCCCGTACGGCCGCGACATGGCCGGCGCGCTCACGCAAGGGGGCGCAATGCCCACGCCGAAAGGGAAAGAGCTGTTCTATTCGCTGGATTGTAAGGCTTGCCATACCGAAAACACGGTGTCTGTCGGCCCCAGTCTCATGGACGTTGCCGCCAAATACGAGCGCAATGAAAAGAACACCGCTTTGCTGGCAGACAAAGTGATCCGCGGAGGCAGCGGCGTGTGGGGCAACCGCCCCATGAGCGCGCATCCGGGAATGGCGGTGGAAGAAGCCAAAGTGATCGTGGATTACATCCTGTCGCTGCGGTCTTCCGGTGCATCGTTGCCGGCGGAAGGCGCCATTGCGCTGAAAGAGCACATCGGTAAATCCGCCTCCGGCGTCTACCTGCTCACGGCGCGCTATACGGATAAGGGTGCCAACGGCATTGAGGCGCTCACGGGCCAGCAATTCATCATGCTCCGCCATCCGAAGCTGGAAGCGGAAGAGCGCGATACAGACCAGCAAATCCGCTTCGTGAACTGGATCAGTCAACTGCTCAGCTATGGCGTTGCGAACGACGGTAGTTCCTTCGTCTTCAAAAACATCGACCTCGGCGGCATTTCGCGCGCACGGTTCCGGGTACAGCTGCAAGGCGCCGGCGGAACGCTGGAATTGAGGATGGGCGCCAAAGACGGGCCGGTGGCCGCTACGCTGAAAGTACCCGCGGGCGACAAAGGCGAGTGGGTGGAACTGACGGCCCCGGTGAAAGCAAATCCCGGGCGCCAGGACCTCTGGTTCGTATTCAGCAACCCCGGCCAGGGCACGCTCTTCAATATCGACTGGACGCTTTTCGAGAATGGAAAATAA
- a CDS encoding 6-bladed beta-propeller: MRIKASIPATLLLLVASVYSCKNNKETNVSPRQIFVDNHAKKDTADIAGLIDTVAVIPLIEGADYPVTTPFQLYAFGDKGYILFNLTPSSKQALFFNKDGTFGKVVAKNGIREEDGINFTDSYVDDKGMIVYDFAQCRINIYDNDLQLKEIRKGKKLLHFSHLARIPNSDNYAAFANYNLGNPSATLLNTLTSDLDVDQTFLPYSKPFRNILVLTYNNSFFRHSDSLRFTKHYDPSIYHIDANGMARLYDIRYAEGSMTSAQGDSIITEHLDKFDSHVRTPQDMHTSMFSGFVFPYGTYLENSRYIIFGSMSFAGNKRDGFMSIISKNTLKDTVSAKVMTDGKSLQGVLPPFMGYDHKTDEFLALATGYQLKKGLDPGSPFQEKLGRLDLAGFYLIKVKFK; the protein is encoded by the coding sequence ATGAGAATCAAAGCTTCTATTCCGGCAACGTTGCTCTTGCTCGTTGCCTCCGTTTATTCCTGTAAAAACAATAAGGAAACCAACGTTTCGCCCAGGCAGATCTTTGTCGATAACCATGCCAAGAAGGACACGGCCGATATTGCCGGCCTCATCGATACCGTTGCTGTAATTCCGTTGATCGAAGGCGCAGATTATCCTGTTACCACTCCCTTTCAGCTCTATGCTTTCGGCGACAAGGGATATATCCTTTTTAATCTTACGCCGAGCAGCAAACAGGCGCTTTTTTTCAATAAAGACGGTACTTTCGGGAAGGTTGTCGCCAAAAACGGGATCAGGGAAGAAGACGGGATCAACTTTACAGATTCCTATGTAGACGACAAGGGCATGATCGTTTATGATTTTGCCCAATGCCGCATCAATATCTACGACAACGATTTGCAATTGAAAGAAATCAGGAAAGGAAAGAAATTGCTGCACTTTTCCCACCTGGCGCGTATTCCCAATTCAGATAATTATGCGGCTTTTGCCAACTACAACCTTGGAAATCCGTCTGCAACCCTGCTCAATACCCTCACCAGCGATCTGGATGTCGACCAGACTTTTCTTCCCTATTCAAAACCGTTCCGGAACATCCTGGTACTCACCTACAACAACAGTTTTTTTCGCCATAGCGACAGCCTCCGTTTTACGAAGCATTACGATCCCAGCATTTATCATATCGATGCAAACGGAATGGCCAGGCTTTATGATATCCGGTATGCGGAGGGAAGTATGACTTCAGCGCAGGGAGATTCCATCATCACCGAGCACCTCGATAAATTTGATTCGCATGTGAGAACGCCCCAGGATATGCATACTTCAATGTTCAGCGGTTTCGTATTTCCTTACGGCACTTATCTGGAGAACAGCCGGTACATCATCTTCGGATCCATGTCGTTCGCAGGGAATAAGCGCGACGGATTCATGAGCATCATTTCCAAAAATACCCTGAAAGATACCGTTTCCGCCAAAGTCATGACCGACGGGAAATCGCTGCAGGGTGTATTGCCGCCGTTTATGGGATACGATCATAAAACAGACGAATTCCTCGCCCTCGCCACGGGTTACCAGCTCAAAAAAGGGCTCGATCCCGGCAGCCCGTTCCAGGAAAAACTCGGCCGGCTGGATCTTGCAGGCTTTTACCTTATCAAAGTGAAATTCAAATGA
- a CDS encoding 6-bladed beta-propeller, protein MKLFARPQMYKLPRLWFTLFAAALPATLALGQTVPKYRIDPDQAYGGMVSEYFSEVEYIPLETTKESIFGDVHQLLPTDSGFVIGDRDTRSILVFSTKGKFIRKLNEYGNLHHDKVNNLVIVMKFASNMRSVIFMYYTLSGVPLPERKQEFQLERNATGLKLLTPLSADFFLQSVGCTASDPGNGPCHFLSVYRKDALYKQLLPVREDISLATARIHGYIPMPKVIENGTALVSTPLDFGLYRVSADSAVKIAQIVFPGSRMLSADILRTKDPRVLDSIRKSIDSRQELILNVENLFFLGNKLFFKLVVPVYAIASQSAMNKYQYNFVYDTASGKLSTLDRVTPDEASWYLPLFSEGAKSGGAAIFQKQLYSHISSLQLFQSLDAAKARQAKFPPVLENYFKKSDRTSNPVIVRMKLKE, encoded by the coding sequence ATGAAACTTTTTGCTCGGCCGCAGATGTACAAACTCCCCAGGCTATGGTTCACCCTCTTCGCGGCAGCGCTGCCCGCCACGCTGGCACTGGGGCAAACCGTTCCGAAATACCGGATAGATCCGGATCAGGCTTATGGTGGCATGGTATCCGAATACTTCAGTGAAGTGGAATACATCCCGCTGGAAACAACGAAGGAAAGTATTTTCGGAGATGTGCATCAATTGCTGCCTACCGACAGTGGTTTCGTTATCGGCGACCGCGATACCCGGTCTATCCTCGTTTTTTCCACCAAAGGAAAGTTTATCAGGAAACTGAATGAATACGGCAACCTTCATCACGATAAAGTGAACAACCTGGTGATAGTGATGAAATTTGCAAGCAACATGCGGTCCGTTATTTTTATGTACTATACGTTGTCGGGCGTGCCGTTGCCGGAGAGAAAACAGGAATTTCAGCTGGAAAGGAATGCCACCGGGCTCAAATTGCTCACGCCGCTGTCTGCCGACTTTTTTCTGCAGAGCGTTGGCTGTACGGCATCCGATCCCGGAAACGGGCCCTGTCATTTCCTGAGCGTTTATCGTAAAGACGCGCTGTACAAACAATTGTTGCCCGTTCGGGAGGATATCAGTCTGGCTACTGCCCGGATCCACGGCTACATTCCCATGCCCAAAGTAATTGAGAACGGCACCGCGCTTGTATCTACGCCGCTAGACTTCGGGCTTTACCGGGTGTCGGCCGACAGTGCTGTGAAAATTGCGCAGATCGTTTTCCCGGGAAGCAGAATGCTCTCCGCCGATATCCTCAGAACAAAAGATCCGAGGGTGCTCGATAGCATCCGCAAATCGATCGACTCTCGCCAGGAACTGATCCTGAATGTAGAGAACCTGTTTTTCCTGGGAAACAAGTTGTTTTTCAAGCTGGTGGTGCCGGTGTATGCCATTGCCTCGCAGTCTGCAATGAACAAATATCAATACAATTTTGTGTACGATACGGCGTCCGGCAAACTGTCTACCCTCGACAGGGTTACGCCCGACGAAGCATCATGGTACCTGCCGCTGTTCAGCGAAGGGGCGAAAAGCGGCGGAGCGGCCATATTCCAGAAACAGCTGTACAGCCACATTTCTTCCCTCCAGCTGTTTCAATCGCTGGACGCGGCAAAAGCCCGACAGGCAAAGTTCCCGCCGGTGCTGGAAAACTATTTCAAGAAAAGCGACCGCACCAGCAACCCGGTCATCGTCAGGATGAAGTTGAAAGAATAG